One region of Lactobacillus johnsonii genomic DNA includes:
- a CDS encoding TetR/AcrR family transcriptional regulator, with translation MKNNKTNDKIENALLSLLQVKDINQVTIKEIAQKANVNRVTIYRHYNDKWDILEKIEEKFLHKLDVPHSKMILNLQLKTQSTTESPDLTALTDFLKVLQENFSLLHILMGTNANLGFTNKLMTYLINLEIKSHPYTLLHMPKDKQEMFSYYSISALIGVIQYWRKHPKYSAFQIANFFFEARVGAIKELEDNNLSL, from the coding sequence ATGAAAAACAATAAAACTAATGACAAAATTGAGAATGCTTTATTATCGCTTTTACAAGTAAAGGATATTAATCAGGTAACTATAAAGGAGATTGCTCAGAAAGCAAATGTAAATCGTGTCACGATATATCGTCATTATAATGATAAATGGGACATATTAGAAAAGATCGAAGAAAAATTTCTTCATAAGCTTGACGTTCCACATTCTAAAATGATCCTTAATCTCCAGCTAAAAACTCAAAGTACAACTGAATCTCCGGACTTAACAGCACTAACAGATTTTTTAAAAGTTTTACAAGAAAACTTTTCCTTGCTTCATATTTTGATGGGTACAAATGCCAATTTGGGTTTTACTAACAAGCTTATGACCTATTTGATTAACTTAGAGATAAAGTCTCATCCTTATACCCTTCTTCATATGCCTAAAGATAAACAGGAAATGTTTTCTTATTACAGTATTTCTGCATTGATAGGAGTAATTCAGTACTGGAGAAAACATCCGAAATACTCGGCTTTCCAAATAGCAAATTTTTTCTTTGAAGCTCGAGTAGGGGCTATAAAAGAACTAGAAGATAATAATTTATCTTTATAA
- a CDS encoding DJ-1 family glyoxalase III has protein sequence MTKVAVVFADGCEEVEGLSVVDVLRRLDIDCDMVGLDKKEINGDHHILLTCDKVVDDSLLEYDLVAFPGGRTGALNLRNNEKLAKLMIQRNKEGKWDAAMCAAPIALGHYGLLEGANYTCYPGFEKEIEKECPNGHFSTDITVVDKEHKVITSRGPATAWAYAYTIAQTLGYDTKELEKAMLYDYLAKNINQSL, from the coding sequence ATGACAAAAGTTGCTGTTGTCTTCGCAGATGGCTGTGAAGAAGTTGAAGGACTTAGTGTCGTTGATGTACTACGTCGTTTAGATATTGATTGTGACATGGTCGGTCTTGATAAAAAAGAAATTAACGGAGACCATCATATCTTACTAACCTGTGATAAAGTTGTGGATGATTCACTTTTAGAGTATGACTTGGTAGCTTTTCCAGGTGGAAGAACTGGAGCTTTAAACCTCAGAAATAATGAAAAATTAGCTAAGCTTATGATTCAAAGAAATAAAGAAGGTAAATGGGATGCAGCAATGTGTGCCGCTCCGATTGCTTTAGGTCACTACGGCTTGCTAGAAGGAGCCAACTACACCTGCTATCCTGGCTTTGAAAAAGAAATTGAAAAGGAATGTCCAAACGGCCACTTTAGCACTGATATTACAGTTGTGGATAAAGAACATAAAGTCATCACCAGTCGTGGACCAGCTACAGCTTGGGCATACGCTTATACAATTGCTCAAACTTTAGGTTATGACACCAAAGAATTAGAAAAAGCAATGCTTTATGATTATCTAGCTAAAAATATTAATCAAAGCCTATAG
- a CDS encoding NmrA family NAD(P)-binding protein yields the protein MKYLITGATGNLGEKVTRWLRTMTPETNIRVGIHNLKKADKFSDLAVEKVKLDYFDLNTLKEAVAGVDLVIYIPSITYNLQKRITEFENVLQVVKEAKSKLIFVSFFADQENNPFVMSPFYAYVPRRLASSGIEYSIIKNSLYADPLVPYIEELIKRKNIIYPVGAEPLSFITRNDSAHAIACLAMQPVMRDQGQTYLLSMDKNYNMVELSYIMSRITDHKIGYAPVTTDEFAKIYAAEGDGKELASMYAGGAKGLLSATSDDFHRLTGREPEEMEHFLRNGYQIARL from the coding sequence ATGAAATATTTAATTACAGGAGCAACAGGTAATTTAGGAGAAAAAGTTACTCGCTGGCTGAGAACAATGACTCCGGAAACTAATATCCGAGTTGGAATCCATAATTTAAAAAAGGCTGATAAGTTTAGCGACTTAGCTGTGGAAAAAGTAAAATTAGACTATTTTGATCTCAACACCCTCAAAGAAGCAGTTGCTGGCGTTGATCTGGTAATTTATATTCCCAGCATTACTTATAACTTGCAGAAAAGAATTACAGAATTTGAAAATGTCTTACAAGTTGTAAAAGAAGCTAAATCTAAATTGATTTTTGTAAGTTTTTTTGCAGATCAAGAAAATAATCCATTTGTAATGTCTCCATTTTATGCATATGTACCAAGGAGGCTTGCTAGCTCAGGAATTGAATACAGTATTATAAAAAATAGTTTGTATGCAGATCCACTGGTCCCATATATAGAAGAACTAATTAAACGAAAAAATATTATTTATCCAGTTGGGGCAGAACCACTATCCTTTATTACAAGAAATGATAGTGCTCATGCAATTGCGTGTTTAGCAATGCAGCCAGTAATGCGCGATCAAGGCCAAACATATCTATTAAGTATGGACAAAAATTATAACATGGTTGAGCTATCATACATTATGTCTCGGATCACTGATCATAAAATTGGCTATGCACCTGTAACAACTGATGAATTTGCAAAGATTTATGCCGCTGAAGGCGATGGAAAAGAACTTGCATCGATGTATGCCGGAGGAGCGAAGGGACTTCTTAGTGCAACATCTGATGACTTTCATCGCTTAACTGGTAGAGAACCAGAAGAAATGGAACATTTTTTAAGAAATGGCTATCAAATTGCACGTTTATAA
- a CDS encoding DUF3533 domain-containing protein, whose protein sequence is MFKLLKNKFVWLSILVALFIGAYFSITAIPSTHMKVNDLPIAIVNEDQGTTGKNLTKQITTKNSSNSSKMSIKWTVFNSQEDLLKEMNKEKYYGAIVIPKNFSSNLQSLMTPNPKKAKLKIIINQGMGTTITTQVNTALTEMTHQINTALGKQLLQTLSKKMPTIPAEMASNLTNPLTIETEKINKTGDLANGGAHFFQSVWLGCLGTSMLLGFAFSKIKFKSLREKFSALGVQLLSAIISSFVIGYGVIYLQSTILNVTIPNFTLLGLFLSLCAFSFIIFINGVESWVGLISIPIFMLLLFFAAPLLTAIPESLNGFYSTLSNWLPMSYMYRGVKSIMYFNNSPSQSIIMGLIYTIIVGLILVISAQFKKDKKKEVDA, encoded by the coding sequence ATGTTTAAACTATTAAAGAATAAATTTGTCTGGTTATCCATCCTAGTTGCTTTATTTATTGGAGCATACTTTTCAATTACAGCAATTCCTTCAACTCATATGAAGGTTAATGATTTACCTATTGCTATTGTTAACGAAGATCAAGGTACTACTGGAAAAAATTTAACTAAGCAAATAACAACAAAAAATTCATCTAACTCTTCTAAAATGAGCATTAAATGGACAGTTTTTAATTCTCAAGAAGATTTATTAAAAGAAATGAATAAAGAAAAATATTATGGAGCAATTGTTATTCCCAAAAATTTTTCCTCTAATCTTCAAAGTCTAATGACCCCTAATCCCAAAAAAGCTAAATTAAAAATCATCATTAATCAGGGTATGGGAACTACCATTACGACACAGGTAAATACGGCCTTAACTGAAATGACCCATCAAATTAACACTGCCTTAGGCAAGCAACTACTACAAACTTTATCTAAAAAAATGCCTACCATACCAGCAGAAATGGCTTCCAATTTAACTAATCCACTAACTATAGAAACAGAAAAAATTAATAAAACCGGTGATTTAGCAAATGGGGGCGCCCATTTCTTCCAATCAGTTTGGCTAGGATGTTTAGGAACCTCAATGCTTCTTGGATTTGCCTTTTCAAAGATTAAATTTAAATCTCTTCGAGAAAAATTTAGTGCTTTAGGAGTTCAGCTACTTTCTGCAATTATTTCATCCTTTGTAATCGGATATGGAGTGATATATCTACAATCCACAATTCTTAATGTAACTATTCCTAATTTTACTTTACTTGGTTTATTCCTATCACTATGCGCATTCTCGTTCATTATTTTTATTAACGGCGTAGAGTCTTGGGTAGGATTAATTTCAATTCCTATTTTTATGTTACTTTTATTCTTCGCTGCTCCATTGCTAACCGCTATACCTGAATCATTAAATGGCTTTTACAGTACACTGTCTAATTGGTTACCTATGTCCTACATGTATAGAGGTGTCAAAAGTATTATGTACTTTAACAACTCACCTTCTCAGTCAATAATTATGGGTTTAATTTATACTATAATCGTTGGACTAATTTTAGTAATAAGTGCTCAATTTAAAAAAGATAAGAAAAAGGAAGTCGATGCTTAA
- a CDS encoding NAD(P)-dependent oxidoreductase — MKLFILGATGRTGKELIKQATERGYEIVAYVRSPQKLVPQDNLKVIQGNLNETSKMEHALASCDAVLVTLGNPVNDSSANLFEGLMPNLIKSMQHTNVSRIISLSSLGTGDTIKNVSYPYKLGVKTFLKGNQADHKKGEQHLIHSNLNWTLVYPGPLFNGDKTSHPLVKNAASGYKMPGAPRTNRADVAAVMLDQLNNKSSYKQKLIMCSKQED, encoded by the coding sequence ATGAAACTGTTTATCTTAGGGGCCACTGGCCGAACTGGAAAAGAATTAATTAAACAAGCAACGGAACGTGGATATGAAATAGTAGCATATGTACGTTCACCACAAAAATTAGTACCACAGGACAATCTCAAAGTTATTCAAGGCAATCTCAATGAAACATCAAAAATGGAACACGCCTTAGCTTCTTGTGATGCTGTTTTAGTAACTCTCGGCAATCCTGTAAATGACAGTTCAGCTAATTTGTTTGAAGGTCTAATGCCTAATCTTATTAAAAGCATGCAACACACAAACGTATCTCGAATTATTAGTCTATCTAGTTTAGGAACTGGAGATACAATTAAGAATGTCTCCTATCCCTATAAACTGGGTGTCAAAACTTTTCTAAAAGGAAACCAAGCTGATCATAAAAAAGGAGAACAACATCTTATCCATTCTAATTTGAATTGGACTCTAGTTTATCCAGGTCCCTTATTTAATGGAGATAAAACTTCCCATCCTTTAGTAAAAAATGCAGCGTCTGGATATAAGATGCCTGGTGCTCCTAGAACCAACCGAGCCGATGTTGCTGCCGTCATGTTAGATCAATTAAATAATAAATCAAGTTATAAACAAAAATTAATTATGTGTTCAAAACAGGAGGACTGA
- a CDS encoding Sir2 family NAD-dependent protein deacetylase: MEKMNVLNAIETSLAPLVQMHPERSYNLLRKSFLKGIFEKGPSLTHRKISTLEKDGLIQGTITTNIDHLHSLAGSTQVAEIQGSYAINKCSQCGHHNDNIEIWNNGHAPQCSKCNGLMLSFPVYSHVGVYEKAMTQAKQWMTKAELVLIVGSKGNYSYYLNNLSPSTSIIQINPQVTQFDNIATLNIKDEADNVFKKL, translated from the coding sequence ATGGAAAAGATGAATGTCTTAAATGCTATCGAAACTTCTTTAGCTCCCCTTGTTCAGATGCATCCCGAACGTTCTTACAATTTGTTACGTAAATCATTTTTAAAAGGAATTTTCGAAAAAGGACCTTCTCTAACTCATCGTAAAATTTCCACTTTAGAAAAAGATGGGTTAATACAAGGTACAATTACTACCAATATTGATCATCTACATTCTTTAGCTGGTTCAACACAAGTAGCAGAAATTCAAGGCTCATATGCAATCAACAAATGCTCTCAATGCGGACATCATAATGATAATATTGAAATTTGGAACAATGGGCATGCACCCCAATGCTCAAAATGTAATGGCTTAATGTTATCCTTTCCTGTTTATTCTCATGTTGGTGTCTATGAAAAGGCAATGACCCAAGCTAAACAATGGATGACAAAAGCTGAATTAGTACTAATTGTTGGCTCTAAAGGAAACTATAGTTACTACTTGAATAATTTATCTCCCTCAACCTCTATTATTCAAATAAATCCTCAAGTAACTCAATTTGATAACATTGCTACACTAAATATAAAAGATGAAGCCGATAACGTCTTCAAAAAATTATAA